DNA from Malus sylvestris chromosome 11, drMalSylv7.2, whole genome shotgun sequence:
CAACGCTATAAGGATAAAATACACCCCCGTATAATCTAGTTTAGCCAACTAGGGGCAATTTCATCTTTTCAACTTATCGAATAATTATACCAcgtaaataataataaatttcgagaacataatttcatatttcCCCCATTCAAATTTCATAACCATAACATAATCATAAACATGAAtaactaattcatatatttaaaaaaattcaggATATTACATTTTAAGTCTTTAAGCCTTAAGCCAAAGTGTTGCAGTATGGTTTTAAATTTGCCTTCTATTGTAGGAGAACAAACTTACATGGAATAGGGTCCTCGCCCACATGGTGTCTCATTCGATAATGCAGTGGCATGTGTAAGTTTATTTTGTTGAATAcatatgatattatctacactaagagaatTTTCACCCGTTAGGCAAGGGCATCCCAATGACAGTTATCATTTATTCTGAATAGTAATTGTCTTTGTCAACTCCACCTGTTTTACCATTGCCAGCACGATTACTcttcacaaatatatatatatatatatatatctttttttttaattcacaatTGCCAATTGTCACTCAATAAtacggtctggtggtattcctcttcacttggaagtgagatgtcttatgtTCGAATCTCGTAGCCGGAGagttcgataccaaattaggttgcccattgtgtggcttagccgagcTCCTCATCCttatagtgtaaaaatatcgatgtactaaaaaaaaattcacaactgCCAATTTATCAAGCAAGGATGTAGAAACTGTTGAAAGAAAAGGCCAATTAAATCAACACGAGAAGTTTTTCAGTATATCAAAACACAAATGGATACATTATATCATGCTATAATAGAAACGAAAAAATGTTAAAAGATGCATATTACTATACTTATGTTACGTGACTTACCGACTCGTATttccaaataaaataattatccaaCACAGTCGAGTCACCGAACGAGGTGGAGCCACGTCTAAAGTACGTTTATCCTGATTTTTTATTACAGGAATATACCCCTCTATTATTGATTCGAACAAGAAAAAAAGTGTTGTGCGATCCAGCTGTCCTaacagagaaagaaagagtgaGAATTTAAGTTTgaaaaatagaagaaatttTTTGGTGTGACGGGTACCAGAGGTGATACATCACGTATCATTATAGAAATTatgacatatatattttaaaaaattaataatttaaaaaataaaacttcccacaacttatataaaaataagtgATGTACCTTTTGTATTtcgatcacaataaaaaatttctcaaaaaatggaGGTATAGATAGAAAATGGAGTACCAGGGATTAAATTTGGAATTGTTGATTGATATTGACTATATGCATTTTCTTTTGAAAGCACCATTCCTTGTTCGtctatactattattaagagaacctcaacttttttttccCAATTTTCTTATTTTGCCCTCGCTTTTGATAAACACTATTGACAAAAGGAGGGTAAAATGGTTATTTTATATCTTTTgataaaatgacaatcatattcctattttaccctttttcatacttattttttcaattttaccctcattttttatacacaatatttacataagaatgataaaacagtaattatgtaataattaaaaaaaatatgcacttataaaaaaaaattgttcatacacacaaaatgtgtgctctctgctagtgattatttaataaaaaataaaacacatcGTTACATCCGGTTAAAAGATAAGGGCACTACCTACTGTAAAGACATCAAGAAAAGATGTTAAAAGaacttttaaaacaatttagtAATCACCTAGTATTACcttatattgatatttttctcTATTTGTAAGTAAGAATTTTAAATTCGATTATCGTAATTTTAACCATATTATTGATAGTATATTATAAGgaagattatattcacacacctcaaattacttctctcacatccctttaattttttaatatttttctatcaagtgttagtagtgtgtagaaaatattaaaaaagtaaaaaggtGTGAGATAAGTAATttagggtgtgtgaatataatctctctatTATAAAACTAAACTCACTCTATCATTTTTAGCTTAGATAATATTTGTTtagaacataaaaaaaaaattagtaaaagaTAAGATTCAGAAAGAGCCAATGAACCAGACACATAAAGATTCCAGCACTCAAAAGTGTTAAATTGAGCACTCAAAGCAATGGACGGAGATAATTACTTTATAAAAAGTAATTTTATCTGATAGGAATTTACCCCTCAATTATTGCATGCAGCACCATTTTTTTGACGTTAAATTTTTCGCACAACCGAACCAATGAACAAGGAGGAGCCACGTCTAAAGTAAATCTATCCTCAATTATTTATTTCCGACGGGAataatttcattttcaattattATCTATCATCAATTATTTGGACGATGCACCATCTTATTCACGTTATAAAAAGTTAAACCTACCGGCATCTGTTGTCTATCATATCATTTTCCATTGCTCTTGAATTGTAACCCTAATTTGCTTCGAAGAGATAagttatcatttattttgaatagtAATTGTCTGTCAACTTCACCTGTTTTATCATTACCAGCGCAATTATTctttacaaatatatatattttctttaaattcaAACTGTCAATTGTCATTCAATACTATAATATgttgatatttctcttcacttaaaAATAAGAGGTCTTATGTTCAAATCTCGTAACtgacgaattcgatactaaattaAGTTGTTCATTGTGTGGCTTAAGAGTGGGCACTTGAAACTgaaaatcgaaaccgaaacacgaaccaaaaCAGACTGCACCGAAcaatttggttttgcggttttgaaacgatTTCAGTTTTGAAATCGAACCGCATTGGAATGAATGATTTGATttcagttttggcttttgaaaactaCACCGCCAATactaataaacatttaattagaTGTCTGTATGAGATGTCATGTTTTTATTGATTGTTTGTTAGAGTTCCATACATTTAGTATCTactcaaccacactagaatgtcatcattcatcatttgcTACATGTTTGCTTGCATCAAGTTTGCTTGTTGCATAtatggttgttgcaggtttattTGTGCATTTATTGTCCTAATTTTAGACGGAAATAGATTATCAAAACATCCTCACTCAAATGTACTCATTGTTAACATGCGTTCATTAATTAATGTATTGTGTAGAAAATGAGATCATCTTATGCGCATATAggtatatattttaaaatatacatttctttcttaaaaatcgaactGAAACCGTATGAAATAACACTGAACTGAACCAAacagtttggtttcatttcgattTTGACTTCAAAACCGTACCGAACCAAACTGCAAAAAAAATcgatttaagttttgatttcactcaaaaccgcatCGAACAAAACCATGCCACCCCtagtgtggcttagccgaactccccctcttcctaatgtaaaaatatcgacgtactaaaaaaaattaacaactgcCAATTTATCAAGCAAGGATGTAGAAATTGTTGAAAGAAAAGACCAATTAAATCAACACGAGAAGTATTTCAGTATATCAGAACACAAATTGATACATTATATCATATCATATCATAATACAAACGAAAAAATGCTAAAAGATGCATATTACTATACTTATGTTACCTGGCTTACAGACTTGTATTTCGAAAAAAAATGCTTATCCAACACAATCTAGTCACCGAACGAGGTGGAGCCACGTCTAAAGTAAGTTTATCCTCAATGACTTTTTATTACAGGAATATACCCCTCTATTATTGATTTGAACAAGAAAAAAAGTGTTGTGCGATCCAGCTGTCCTaacagagaaagaaagaatgagaatttaagtttaaaaaatggAAGAAATTTTTGAATGTGACAGGTATACGAGATGATATATTacgtgttattatacaaattatgagatatgtgtgttgaaaatttaataacttaaaaaataaaaattcccaCCACTTATAAAAAGACATAATGTACTTCTTGTATTCCGATCATGATAAAAAATTTCGCAAAAAATGGGGGTATAGCTAAAAAATGGAGTACCAGGGTTTAAATTTAGAATTGTTGATTGATATTGACTATATGCATACACtactattattttcttttgaaagCACAATTCCTTGTTCatgattatttaataaaaaatatagcaCAGCGTTACGTCGACGACCAAAAGATAAGGGCACTATCTACTGTAAATACATCAAGAAAAGATGTTAAAAGACATttaaaacaaaggaaaattaaagaaaatagtttgaaaactttgtgttttaataaaataaaaggtaaattgaataatataatgtttgactttttagtgtaaaaatatgattcgttaaagtgaatagtaccgcgagcttttcgttaaaactcccttaaaacAATTTAGTAGTAACTTAGTATTACgatatattgatatttttttctatttataagtgagatgttttaagttcgattctcgttaaagacgaatttgaatcacattattgatagTCTATTATAAGGTTAAACTCATTCCATcatttttagtgtagataatatttgtttagaacaaaaaaaaaatttagtaaaAGATAAGATTCGAAAAGAATAAATGAACCAGACACGTAAAGATTCCAGCACTCAAAGCAACGGAAGGAGATAATTACATAATAAAAAGTAATTTTATCTGATAGGGATTTACCCCTCAATTACTGCATGCAGCACCATCTTTTTGATGTTAACGTTTTCGCACAACCGAACCAGTGAACGGAGCCACGTCTAAAGTAAATCTATCCTCAATTATTTGTTTATGATAGGAATAAtatcaattttcaattattatCTATCATCAATTATTTGGATGATGCACCATCTTATTCACGTTATGAAAAGTTAAACCTACCGGCATCTGTTGTCTATCAAATCATTTTCCATTGCTCTTGAATTGCAACTGTAATTTGTATCGAAGAGAGAAGTTAAACATTGTGATTAGCTGAGCTGAGTTGAGTAGGGGAATTGAAGGAATGGCAGCTGAAGCTGTGCTTACTTTTGCTGCGGAGGGAATACTGGAAAAGGTGCTTTCACTTGCTGAGAAAGAATTCAGTCTTGCATGGGGTTTCAAAGCTGAACTTCGAAAGCTTAAAGAGTCATTCACCACCATTGAACTTTTATTGAATGATGTTGCCTACAAACCACAAGGTAGTATATATTTTTGAATTCTCTTATAATCTCGCACACACATGCTACAATGACAAGGTATTTAACTTGTTTTCATTCTCTAACAGCTCCGGCAATAGAGGAATGGGTGAAGAAACTCAAAGGCGTAGCTGAAGATGCTGAGGATGTCTTGGATGAATTCAAGTACGAAGTTGATCGGCGTAAAGTCGAAATCCAAAACCATATGAAGAGAAAGGTTCTGAACTTCTTTTCACTCTCCAATCCACTTGCATTTCGTCTTCAAATGGCGCATAAAATTCAGAAGATCAATGCATCCTTGGTGGATCTCGAGAGGAAAGCATCTCCTCTTGGACTGGTTTCCAGGAATACAGATGCAACCCGTCAGGGAATTACATGGGACAGACGAACCGACTCACTCATTGGCAAAGATGAAATAACTGTTGGAAGGAAAGATGATGTGTCGAATATAGTTAAAACCTTGACCGACTCCAAAAGCAACCAAGAAAATCTTGCGGTTATGGCCATTGTGGGAATGGGAGGCCTCGGAAAAACAACTTTGGCCAAGTCAGTTTACAATGAGAATTCGATACAAAAGTTTTTTGACAAGAGAATATGGATTTGTGTATCGAACCCTTTCGACGTCAATTTAATTCTACTCCATATGTTAGAACATCTCAATCCGGCAAAAGCCCCTTCGAAAGATAACAAGAATGCTCTTCTTGAGTTCCTTAACGAAGAGTTGAAAGATAAAAGGTACTTACTTGTACTTGATGACGTTTGGAACGAAGATCTCAAAATATGGGATAATTTAATGGAATGTTTGTCAAAGCTTAATTCTACTGGGGGTTCCAAAATTATTGTTACTACTCGCAGTGGCAAAGTCGCATCAATCTTAAAAAAGCTACTTCTACAATATGAATTGGGGGAACTTTCTGTGGATGAATGTTGGTCTATCATGAAAGATAAAGCTTTCCCCATTAACGGTGTTCCAGAGTTCAATAGCAATGCTTCGACGTTCGAGACAATTGGAAAAGAAATTGCTAAAAATTGTGGTGGTGTTCCATTAGTGGCAAATGTGCGTACTATTATATACCATAACATAGAATTagcacatttttatttttatttgtttatatgtttttatttataaattaagaCACTACGCACATCCACCCATGGGGTGCATCACCTTATAAATTATGACAAGATCTATTGACAAACATATTTTGACCgtataaatttcataattggaattattcatttttataatTATCATTTAAAGATTATCATTACAAAATAGGTTATATAGAGAGAGACCATTGCAACTCTTTTTCCTTGGACCGGATTGAAAGCCCCGGCAAGGTTTTATCGAGGCTCAATATGCACATTAACTTCAGTTTGTTGTCAGTTCGGACTTGTATTGCTTTGTTTGCAATGAATATTAAATATCgtttttctcttaaaaaaataaataaataaaacctaatTTGAAACATATATGCAATAAATGACctattattacaaaatatttacaatatatgCCACAAAGATGTCATTACTAATTTACTCACcctaattttttcaataaatgttATTCCTCACCCTAAATTGTGTCCTCCACGTATACCAAAAAATAATGTTTCTATAAATAGCATAAAAAATAATGTTTCTATAAatagtatatatacatgtaaattaatttatataataataatatatagctatattagtttatcttgtttaaatttcaagggataggtaaattatttgtACTGCAATAATGGGCTAgatcaaaaataataatatgaagTTTCTTTAAATTATATAGCTACAATgaggtaggtaaattatttttacaACACCTTTATTCTAAGTGGGTACACTAACATATAGATAGGTACATTAATTTCcatgaaaaaggaaaatagacACATTATTTTGTCTATCTTTCAAACCAAAAACATCATAACGTATCTATTTATATTTTAGCTATGTAAAATAGCATGCTAATAGGTAAATTACTTTTGCCGTAAAAACAATTTTGAACCCTAAAACAAAATTGTGGTGGTcattgacaaaaagaaaaacatttttaagaagggaaaaaaaccCTAATCAGATGATAAATTATAACGTTAAtgcctttaaaaaaaatcattaatctCCCTTTCAATCCACATATAATTAATTGTATATGTAAAAAAGTGTAATTAGAGGTATTTTAGCatccaaaaaatgcaaaatgtcTGAagtcaaatatatataattaaggaATTTGCTAATATGAAGCATAGTCAATGAGTTTTATTTAAATGAAAAAGTTATGATGGATTTTatgaagaaaattgaatttcaGGGACTAACGCTATATTTTAGTTACAAAATTTCATTTCAGATCATAGATATTAGCTATTTGATACCATGGATAATTGACTTGGTACCAACATTATCAATTTGTTCAATACACATGGATGATGAATGATTAAAAGGTCTCCAATTCGATTGATATTTAGTATTAAACTAAATGATCCAATCCCTTCGAATATTAGTTGCATTGTTTGCAAGATGAATGAATTGAGTTTGAATTATGAAAGTACAATTACGTAGATTGGTTTTCCAAAGAGTGGAACCGTTCATTTTCGTAATAATCATTTAAAGATCATTTCTATAGAAAAATCATACGATCACCAAAATCATTCGTTCGGTGATCGTTTAATTATCTAAATATTTTGTTATGACCCAAGTATCTTCTATGTTGTCTTAGGAAACCTTTAAAATTAAATGGAATTATTccctgtttttctttttcttttccatcaACTTCAGTTAAACTACTATACTCCATATAGATAATTATGTGATAGAAACTCTCTAATCCAATTAACAGGTTTTGGGAGGTATTTTGCGCACTAAAAAAAGTATTGAAGAATGGTCGTCATTTAAAAACAGTAGAATATGGAACAACCATtcaaaagaagaagatagaatTATGTCAATTCTGAGGTTGAGTTTTGACAACTTAGAATCACCATCATTGAAGCAATGTTTTGCATATTGCTCAATGTTCGAGAAAGATGCTGAAATTCAAAGAGACAACTTGATTCAACTTTGGATGGCTCAAGGATTACTCCGTTCTTGGCCTAATGGAATTAAAGATATGGAGGACATAGGCAATGAATATTTTGATATTCTATTGCAGAGCTCCTTATTTCAAGATGCTACAATGAGTGACAATGGCATAGTTAGTGAATGCAAGATGCATGATCTTGTGCACGATCTTGCAGAACATCTATTCAAATCTGAAGGCTTGACAGGAGACTTATGTGGCATAGATAATACACTTGAGATTCGACATGTTGCTCGGGTTTCTACTTCTACACTGGAAAAATTTCCAGAAAGAAGTGCTGGGAAATTGCGGTCACTGTTTTCTGATGATGGTGAAGTTACTACTAACATTCTTCCACGTTTCAAAGCTTTACGTGTCTTGAATTTAAGTGAAGCTAATATTGAAGAACTTCCAGATTCAATTGGTAGGCTGAAACATTTGAGGTATCTTGACATTTCCAAAACAAGATTCAAAGCACTCCCCAAGTCTATAGGCAAGCTCTATAACCTCCAGACGTTAAGAGGAACACAATGTGCCCTTAAAGAGTTTCCAAAAGAACTGCTAAACTTGATCAACCTAAggcatatttatttttatgcgAGTACAAAATTCCCACAGGGGATAGGGCGGCTGACTTACCTTCGAACATTATGTTACTTTTCGGTGGGTAATGAGATTGGTCGTCGAATCGAAGAGTTGGCTGGCTTGAATCAATTGAGAGGTGAATTAATCATTTGTGATTTGGAGCACGTAGAGAACGGAGAAGAAGCAGAGAAAGCTAAGTTAGAGGAAAA
Protein-coding regions in this window:
- the LOC126589217 gene encoding putative disease resistance protein RGA4 isoform X8, translating into MAAEVVLTFAAEGILKKVASLAAQELSLAWGFKAELRKLQKSLTNIEGFLVDVADQPQDRPKSIEDWVKKLTDVAHDAEDVLDEFGYEVDRRKVEIQNHMKKKVLNFFSLSNPLAFRLQMAHKIQKINASLVDLERKASPLGLVSRNTDATRQGITWDRRTDSLIGKDEITVGRKDDVSNIVKTLTDSKSNQENLAVMAIVGMGGLGKTTLAKSVYNENSIQKFFDKRIWICVSNPFDVNLILLHMLEHLNPAKAPSKDNKNALLEFLNEELKDKRYLLVLDDVWNEDLKIWDNLMECLSKLNSTGGSKIIVTTRSGKVASILKKLLLQYELGELSVDECWSIMKDKAFPINGVPEFNSNASTFETIGKEIAKNCGGVPLVANVLGGILRTKKSIEEWSSFKNSRIWNNHSKEEDRIMSILRLSFDNLESPSLKQCFAYCSMFEKDAEIQRDNLIQLWMAQGLLRSWPNGIKDMEDIGNEYFDILLQSSLFQDATMSDNGIVSECKMHDLVHDLAEHLFKSEGLTGDLCGIDNTLEIRHVARVSTSTLEKFPERSAGKLRSLFSDDGEVTTNILPRFKALRVLNLSEANIEELPDSIGRLKHLRYLDISKTRFKALPKSIGKLYNLQTLRGTQCALKEFPKELLNLINLRHIYFYASTKFPQGIGRLTYLRTLCYFSVGNEIGRRIEELAGLNQLRGELIICDLEHVENGEEAEKAKLEEKTKVCHLHFNWTKDRSTTDNNEEEGVLEGLRPHLELESLSIENFMGNKFPPWMMSGSLLNNLKKIKLLGCHKCEGVPPLSLWASLQNLSIENCNGLSGPLSLGASLVEVILRNCNGLSGSLSLGASLVELTIEGCNNLTSIEMKGSGSLTASLQKLRIWFCNELSSIPALPQQCPSLQKLSILGCPKLSWFGVKSSRVEKEEKCISLQSTSDLRTMTSLRRMWIERCERLESWVSSLQFPLSLEYLIIVKIPNLEILPSLDHLNSLRYLEIGGFWEELDSFPDFEVGSLMHLTSLQLNGWPKLKSLPQQIQHLTSLTDLWIVNFEGVETLPEWLGSLTSLTYLRIQGCKNLMNLPSVQAMQRLTKLQTLRIYNCHPLLNERCRRDSGTDWPKISHIPYFRIRGRDL
- the LOC126589217 gene encoding putative disease resistance protein RGA3 isoform X9, with protein sequence MAAEAVLTFAAEGILEKVLSLAEKEFSLAWGFKAELRKLKESFTTIELLLNDVAYKPQAPAIEEWVKKLKGVAEDAEDVLDEFKYEVDRRKVEIQNHMKRKVLNFFSLSNPLAFRLQMAHKIQKINASLVDLERKASPLGLVSRNTDATRQGITWDRRTDSLIGKDEITVGRKDDVSNIVKTLTDSKSNQENLAVMAIVGMGGLGKTTLAKSVYNENSIQKFFDKRIWICVSNPFDVNLILLHMLEHLNPAKAPSKDNKNALLEFLNEELKDKRYLLVLDDVWNEDLKIWDNLMECLSKLNSTGGSKIIVTTRSGKVASILKKLLLQYELGELSVDECWSIMKDKAFPINGVPEFNSNASTFETIGKEIAKNCGGVPLVANVLGGILRTKKSIEEWSSFKNSRIWNNHSKEEDRIMSILRLSFDNLESPSLKQCFAYCSMFEKDAEIQRDNLIQLWMAQGLLRSWPNGIKDMEDIGNEYFDILLQSSLFQDATMSDNGIVSECKMHDLVHDLAEHLFKSEGLTGDLCGIDNTLEIRHVARVSTSTLEKFPERSAGKLRSLFSDDGEVTTNILPRFKALRVLNLSEANIEELPDSIGRLKHLRYLDISKTRFKALPKSIGKLYNLQTLRGTQCALKEFPKELLNLINLRHIYFYASTKFPQGIGRLTYLRTLCYFSVGNEIGRRIEELAGLNQLRGELIICDLEHVENGEEAEKAKLEEKTKVCHLHFNWTKDRSTTDNNEEEGVLEGLRPHLELESLSIENFMGNKFPPWMMSGSLLNNLKKIKLLGCHKCEGVPPLSLWASLQNLSIENCNGLSGPLSLGASLVEVILRNCNGLSGSLSLGASLVELTIEGCNNLTSIEMKGSGSLTASLQKLRIWFCNELSSIPALPQQCPSLQKLSILGCPKLSWFGVKSSRVEKEEKCISLQSTSDLRTMTSLRRMWIERCERLESWVSSLQFPLSLEYLIIVKIPNLEILPSLDHLNSLRYLEIGGFWEELDSFPDFEVGSLMHLTSLQLNGWPKLKSLPQQIQHLTSLTDLWIVNFEGVETLPEWLGSLTSLTYLRIQGCKNLMNLPSVQAMQRLTKLQTLRIYNCHPLLNERCRRDSGTDWPKISHIPYFRIRGRDL
- the LOC126589217 gene encoding putative disease resistance protein RGA3 isoform X7 produces the protein MAAEAVLTFVAEGILNKVLSLAREEFSHAWGFKAELGRLRKSLTDIERFLVDVADQPRDRPKSIEDWVKKLTDVAHDAEDVLDEFGYEVDRRKVEIQNHMKKKVLNFFSLSNPLAFRLQMAHKIQKINASLVDLERKASPLGLVSRNTDATRQGITWDRRTDSLIGKDEITVGRKDDVSNIVKTLTDSKSNQENLAVMAIVGMGGLGKTTLAKSVYNENSIQKFFDKRIWICVSNPFDVNLILLHMLEHLNPAKAPSKDNKNALLEFLNEELKDKRYLLVLDDVWNEDLKIWDNLMECLSKLNSTGGSKIIVTTRSGKVASILKKLLLQYELGELSVDECWSIMKDKAFPINGVPEFNSNASTFETIGKEIAKNCGGVPLVANVLGGILRTKKSIEEWSSFKNSRIWNNHSKEEDRIMSILRLSFDNLESPSLKQCFAYCSMFEKDAEIQRDNLIQLWMAQGLLRSWPNGIKDMEDIGNEYFDILLQSSLFQDATMSDNGIVSECKMHDLVHDLAEHLFKSEGLTGDLCGIDNTLEIRHVARVSTSTLEKFPERSAGKLRSLFSDDGEVTTNILPRFKALRVLNLSEANIEELPDSIGRLKHLRYLDISKTRFKALPKSIGKLYNLQTLRGTQCALKEFPKELLNLINLRHIYFYASTKFPQGIGRLTYLRTLCYFSVGNEIGRRIEELAGLNQLRGELIICDLEHVENGEEAEKAKLEEKTKVCHLHFNWTKDRSTTDNNEEEGVLEGLRPHLELESLSIENFMGNKFPPWMMSGSLLNNLKKIKLLGCHKCEGVPPLSLWASLQNLSIENCNGLSGPLSLGASLVEVILRNCNGLSGSLSLGASLVELTIEGCNNLTSIEMKGSGSLTASLQKLRIWFCNELSSIPALPQQCPSLQKLSILGCPKLSWFGVKSSRVEKEEKCISLQSTSDLRTMTSLRRMWIERCERLESWVSSLQFPLSLEYLIIVKIPNLEILPSLDHLNSLRYLEIGGFWEELDSFPDFEVGSLMHLTSLQLNGWPKLKSLPQQIQHLTSLTDLWIVNFEGVETLPEWLGSLTSLTYLRIQGCKNLMNLPSVQAMQRLTKLQTLRIYNCHPLLNERCRRDSGTDWPKISHIPYFRIRGRDL
- the LOC126589217 gene encoding putative disease resistance protein RGA4 isoform X10, with translation MAAEVVLTFAAEGILKNVLSLARKEFKFAWGFKAELEKLKESFTKIELLLNSVADKPQDPPIEAWVKKLKDVAHDAEDVLDELEYEGYRRKVEIQNHMKKKVLNFFSLSNPLAFRLQMAHKIQKINASLVDLERKASPLGLVSRNTDATRQGITWDRRTDSLIGKDEITVGRKDDVSNIVKTLTDSKSNQENLAVMAIVGMGGLGKTTLAKSVYNENSIQKFFDKRIWICVSNPFDVNLILLHMLEHLNPAKAPSKDNKNALLEFLNEELKDKRYLLVLDDVWNEDLKIWDNLMECLSKLNSTGGSKIIVTTRSGKVASILKKLLLQYELGELSVDECWSIMKDKAFPINGVPEFNSNASTFETIGKEIAKNCGGVPLVANVLGGILRTKKSIEEWSSFKNSRIWNNHSKEEDRIMSILRLSFDNLESPSLKQCFAYCSMFEKDAEIQRDNLIQLWMAQGLLRSWPNGIKDMEDIGNEYFDILLQSSLFQDATMSDNGIVSECKMHDLVHDLAEHLFKSEGLTGDLCGIDNTLEIRHVARVSTSTLEKFPERSAGKLRSLFSDDGEVTTNILPRFKALRVLNLSEANIEELPDSIGRLKHLRYLDISKTRFKALPKSIGKLYNLQTLRGTQCALKEFPKELLNLINLRHIYFYASTKFPQGIGRLTYLRTLCYFSVGNEIGRRIEELAGLNQLRGELIICDLEHVENGEEAEKAKLEEKTKVCHLHFNWTKDRSTTDNNEEEGVLEGLRPHLELESLSIENFMGNKFPPWMMSGSLLNNLKKIKLLGCHKCEGVPPLSLWASLQNLSIENCNGLSGPLSLGASLVEVILRNCNGLSGSLSLGASLVELTIEGCNNLTSIEMKGSGSLTASLQKLRIWFCNELSSIPALPQQCPSLQKLSILGCPKLSWFGVKSSRVEKEEKCISLQSTSDLRTMTSLRRMWIERCERLESWVSSLQFPLSLEYLIIVKIPNLEILPSLDHLNSLRYLEIGGFWEELDSFPDFEVGSLMHLTSLQLNGWPKLKSLPQQIQHLTSLTDLWIVNFEGVETLPEWLGSLTSLTYLRIQGCKNLMNLPSVQAMQRLTKLQTLRIYNCHPLLNERCRRDSGTDWPKISHIPYFRIRGRDL